The window AAATCATGGTTGAAAGGTTATCTCCCAGCAAAGAACGGTGCAGTCCCGGATCTTTTAGCAGATCCCTGCCCACCACTTTGCTGGTCACAATCTGGTGCCCAATATGTTCTGACGTAATAACTAGGAGGACAGGCAGAATGATGACAATTGCTTCCCATTTAAATTGGGGCAGTGAAAAATTTGGCATTGAAAACCATGCAGCCGCACCTACCTGGCTAAAATCCACAATCCCACAGATAAGTGCCGCCACATATCCCGCAATAATAGCAACCAATATAGGGATGACAGAAAGGAATTTCCGGAAAACAACTGAGCCTAAAACTGCAGTCAGCAATGTCACCAAAAATACAATTACATTTCCTGCATCAATCACCTCATCCTTTAAGCCTCCATTAGAAGCGGCAGTACCCGCCAGTTCCAAGCCTATCAGAGCAACAACTGGTCCCATGGCCGCAGGCGGTAAAACTACGTCAATCCATCCAGACCCGAATTTGTAAATGATAAATGCCAGTATACACCCACATAATCCTACTACGATAAAGCCGCCTAGGGCATAACTATACCCCCACTTACTTATCACAATCCCAGCAGGTGCCAGAAATGCAAAGCTGGAGCCAAGGTATGCCGGTGCTTTTCCCTTTGTAATTAGTATAAACAACAGGGTTCCTATGCCATTCATAAACAGTACAACAGCTGGGTTAATCCCAAAAACAGACGGTACCAGGACAGATGCGCCAAACATGGCAAACATATGCTGAATACTTAATGGAACCAGCAATTTAAATGGAACCTTTTCCTCTACCTGGATAATTTTCTGACTTTCCATAAAGTCCTCCTCTTCTCTCTTGTTCTTAAAATTCACTTTCATCATTGTACCACAAAGCAGTACAAGTTAATATTTATTTTTCTCATTTCCTCACGGCAGATTTCACAGCACTTCTTTTAGAATACGTCTTGCATTCCCCTCCATAACTTTGTCCAGCTGCCTCTCTGTAATGCCCTGCTTCCTCATTTCTTCCCAGACCATCCCTATATCCCCAACATGGCGGATCCATCCATCTCCCTCTTTATAGTCAAACCCATCAAAATCTGTCCCAATGGCCGGGGTTTCCTCCCCTGCCACTTTGATAATGTAGGCGGCGTGCCTGGCAATATCCTGAATCTTGGCTCCTTTCTCCGCCCGCAAAAAAGGCGGGTAAAAATTAAGTCCTGCCACACCCCCTTTATTTCCCAGGGATATCAGCATTTCATCTGATAGATTTCTTGGATGAGGGCATAATTCTCTTGCATTTGAATGGGATGCGCATATAGGCATATCACTGTATTGAATACAATCCCAGAACCCCCCGTCAGATAAATGGGAGACGTCTACGATGATTCCCAGCTGATTCATACATTTGACTGCCTGAATCCCCAAATCCGTCAATCCTTTCTGCATGTCTGACCTCTCACGGCTGTTCGGAAATCCCAGGCAGTTGGGGTAATTCCATGTCAGTGTGACTAGGCGTATACCCCGATTATAAAGCTGCTCTAATCTGCCTAAATTCCCATTTAAAATTCCTCCCTCCTCCACAGTTTTAACCGATGAAATAATTCCTTCCCTTTCATTATCTAAAATGTCTTCAAATGAAAGGATTGGTTTTAACTCTTCTGTCTGTTCTTTGTCAATCCGCGCTGCCATCGCCAGTACTTCTTCATATCCCCTGTCCCAAGCCTCTTTTGTAATCTCCCCCTTCCGTACTGCCGCTGCCGGTTTTGCTGATAAAGCCTGCACGTTGACAAAACAGGCAAAGAACTGAACCAATGTCCCGGCTTCTTTCATCCCTTTAATATCCACACACAAGCTGTTATCTCTAAGACTCTCTCCCGGCTTATTCATCAGCCTGCTGATGGTATCACAATGCATATCTATCAGATTTCCCATAATCCACACCTGTCCTTCCCTAATATATACCCTCCGGGTACCCCTTAACCCTTGCCCTGCAGGCAGATTCACAGCTATCGCTGTGAAACAATGTATACCCTCCGGGTACCCCTTAACCCTTGCCCTGTGGGCAGATTCACAGCTATCGCTGTGAAACAATGTATACCCTCCGGGTACCCCTTAACCCTTGCCCTGTGGGCAGATTCACAGCTATCGCTGTGAAACAATGTATACCCTCCGGGTACCCCTTAACCCTTGCCCTGCGGGCAGATTCACAGCTATCGCTGTGAAACAATGTATATTTTTCCATTTTTTGACATACCCTATAAACACCATGGCAGGCGGGGTTTTCTGCCTGCATTATCCTATGCTGAAAAAGGAGTGCTTATGAAACCTAAAATCGGAGTCGTAGTCTGCGGCCTTATTGACGACAGACAATTTGTAACCAACACCTATATCCAATCCGTACGGTATGCAGGAGGACTTCCAATGATCCTCCCTCTTATCCGTTCTGATTCTGCAATCCAGGAGTACACTTCTTTCTGCGATGGCTTTCTGTTTTGCGGCGGCAACGATATTACACCCCTTCTATTTGGGCAGGAACCTAGAAATGGGATCGGCAAAACCGATATAACTCTCGATTTATTCCAGATCCGCCTGATGAAGGCCGTCCTCTCCACCCAAAAACCAGTTTTTTCAATATGCCGGGGTATGCAGGTCTTTAACGTGGCCTGCGGAGGGTCTATTTACCAAGATATTTCCCTCCAGCCAGGCAAACCTTTAAACCACATGCAGCAATCCTACACCCGCTCTGAAGTCAGCCACAAAATTATCGTAGAACGTGGAACCCAGCTCAGACGCTATATCGGTTCCCACTTGGAGGTAAACAGCTTTCATCACCAGACAATAGGCGCCCTGGGGAAGAATTTGACTGCATGTGCACATGCCACGGATAAGACAATCGAAGCAATCGAAATCTCATCACACCCCTTTGCCATCGGTGTCCAGTGGCATCCTGAGTGTATGTACCGTACATCTGCAGAAATGCGTGAGCTTTTTTCCGAGTTTGTCCTCCATACTCGGCTGCGTCCGCCTAAATCACCTTAAAAATTGTATACAATATGCATTTCCATAATCGTCCATCAGTACTGCCCAGACACTGCCAATATTATATCTGTATATAGCCAAATAGAACCGATTAATTTTTACATTATGGAAATATAGATAATTTTCTCCAGCATTCAATTCGTCTCCTATTTTATTTTTTTTAACAGATATTTTTTCATTATAGGGACATAATAACTTTTGAAAATATTATTACTCAAAGGAGGCTCTATTATGTCTGATATTTCTATTCTGGATTTACAGAACTTACGCCACTTGATCGGCGGCTATGACACTACTCACTGCAAAATGACTGATTATGCATCCCAGGCAGAAGACCCTGAAATTAAGAAGCTCTTCCAGGATGCTGCTGATTCTGCAATGAAAAACAAACAGGATTTGATGAAATTCTTATAAGAGGTGACGAATATGAATGAAAAAACAATGGTATCTGATGCATTAGTCGGTGTAAACGGTGAACTTAAAATGTTTGGTGATATGATTCCCCAGACAGAAAACAAAGAATTAAAGCAATGCCTGAAGCAAATTCGCAATCAATGTGAAATGTCCCAGGAAAAGCTTTATCAGGTCGCAAGAGAAAAAAGCTATTATGTACCTGCTGCCAAAGCAACACAGCAGGAAATTGACCATGTAAAATCTATCCTGACACAGCCAAAAACTTTCTAAATTTAGTTATCTGAAGCCTACAATAGAAGATAGGACTGCCGCATAATTATATTGCTTACGGCAGTCCTATTTTCTATACCCAAAGGGCACACCCTAACATATGTCCCTTTGGGTATACCTTATTGAACATTAGCAGTTCAATAAGTATAAATTATTACATTACAACAACTTTATAAAAACAGCGTAAGCAGTGTTACCACTGTCTACGCTGTTTTTATACTATTATTTGAAATATTTACTCCAATATTACTCCATTTTAAAAATCTGTTATGATATTTCACGGTATTCTACGATACCTTTTTCTCGAAGTAAAATCCTTGTAATCGCTGATATTCAGCAAACTTTTCAATATTTCCAAACACTTTGTTCTGTTGTGAGAATTTCTCCCACTCTCTGCGGCAGTGCTGCCAACCTCAAGAGCAAGCTCTTTCGCTTGACGGGCATACGCCCTATAAATAACGCAAGCTGTGGAAACTTTTCTGCAAGCATAAGTTTCCACAGCTTTCCTCATTTGCACTGCCTATTTTTGCACAATATTTATGATCCGCCCCGGAACATAAATCTCTTTGACAACTGTCCCTGTAAGCTTGCTCTGTACTGCTGCACGCCCCGCAGCAATCGCTTCTTCTTTATTTGCATCTGCAGAAATAGTGACAACTGCCCTGGTCTTACCATTAATCTGTACAGCTACCTCAATCTCATCGTCCTTCATCTGGGCCTCGTCATATGTGGGCCACTGCGCCTTAAACACAGTTTCATTATGGCCCAGCTGCTCCCACATTTCTTCTGCAAAATGAGGAGCAAAGGGAGCCAGGAGCACGGCAATTGTCTCCAGTGTTTCTTTATCTATCCCGCCCTCCTTTTTGGCGGTCTCGATAAATTTATTATTGTATTCCATAAAACCAGAAATAACAGTGTTCAGGCTAAAGCTCTCCAAGCGGGAGGTGATATCTGCCACCAGCCTGTGGCG of the Luxibacter massiliensis genome contains:
- a CDS encoding dipeptidase, with the translated sequence MGNLIDMHCDTISRLMNKPGESLRDNSLCVDIKGMKEAGTLVQFFACFVNVQALSAKPAAAVRKGEITKEAWDRGYEEVLAMAARIDKEQTEELKPILSFEDILDNEREGIISSVKTVEEGGILNGNLGRLEQLYNRGIRLVTLTWNYPNCLGFPNSRERSDMQKGLTDLGIQAVKCMNQLGIIVDVSHLSDGGFWDCIQYSDMPICASHSNARELCPHPRNLSDEMLISLGNKGGVAGLNFYPPFLRAEKGAKIQDIARHAAYIIKVAGEETPAIGTDFDGFDYKEGDGWIRHVGDIGMVWEEMRKQGITERQLDKVMEGNARRILKEVL
- a CDS encoding gamma-glutamyl-gamma-aminobutyrate hydrolase family protein, giving the protein MKPKIGVVVCGLIDDRQFVTNTYIQSVRYAGGLPMILPLIRSDSAIQEYTSFCDGFLFCGGNDITPLLFGQEPRNGIGKTDITLDLFQIRLMKAVLSTQKPVFSICRGMQVFNVACGGSIYQDISLQPGKPLNHMQQSYTRSEVSHKIIVERGTQLRRYIGSHLEVNSFHHQTIGALGKNLTACAHATDKTIEAIEISSHPFAIGVQWHPECMYRTSAEMRELFSEFVLHTRLRPPKSP
- a CDS encoding spore coat protein; protein product: MNEKTMVSDALVGVNGELKMFGDMIPQTENKELKQCLKQIRNQCEMSQEKLYQVAREKSYYVPAAKATQQEIDHVKSILTQPKTF
- the uraA gene encoding uracil permease, producing MESQKIIQVEEKVPFKLLVPLSIQHMFAMFGASVLVPSVFGINPAVVLFMNGIGTLLFILITKGKAPAYLGSSFAFLAPAGIVISKWGYSYALGGFIVVGLCGCILAFIIYKFGSGWIDVVLPPAAMGPVVALIGLELAGTAASNGGLKDEVIDAGNVIVFLVTLLTAVLGSVVFRKFLSVIPILVAIIAGYVAALICGIVDFSQVGAAAWFSMPNFSLPQFKWEAIVIILPVLLVITSEHIGHQIVTSKVVGRDLLKDPGLHRSLLGDNLSTMISGCIGSVPTTTYGENIGVMAVTKVYSVYVIGGAAILSVLLSFIGKITTLISTIPGPVIGGISFLLYGMIGASGIRILVEAQVDYGRSRNMAMTSVIFVTGLSGISVQFGSVQLSGMVLACVVGMLMGLLFFLLDRFHLTND